A genomic region of Zea mays cultivar B73 chromosome 6, Zm-B73-REFERENCE-NAM-5.0, whole genome shotgun sequence contains the following coding sequences:
- the LOC100275743 gene encoding uncharacterized protein LOC100275743 isoform 1 (isoform 1 is encoded by transcript variant 1) encodes MGNTLGFGVGVGLGLGLAVGAAALIQAFGPKIDEEVVVSQYQCNTEDIDELSAEELRDAMSYVMHNPMLIQVPVLGTTKTFWRLSEEATRISRKLSLILRNHHSACKYLEAPLQVSNVWIGSTGSVKLRGVSFTGSGFFRIERVRDDYKHLSRVLELLIMISGGDINKLPPDYKEFLSLLRRKNLTRDDEFLIVNNAALLPMKNRTEVFLMLHDRIVNFLGQKNRAKKKKILSNLPYKNNWLDTATANAKINQWVVNVQNEYKRTTIDLLRLNRNVRSHLHQYNHEDDIEEILYCEWPMLLIVMEKMLHLEGELQDTGIHNKFG; translated from the exons GCTTTTGGTCCGAAAATTGACGAGGAAGTGGTGGTTTCTCAGTATCAATGCAA CACCGAGGACATTGACGAGTTGTCTGCCGAGGAGCTGCGCGATGCGATGAGCTATGTGATGCACAATCCGATGCTGATCCAGGTGCCGGTGTTAGGAACAACGAAGACATTCTGGCGATTATCTGAGGAAGCCACTAGGATCAGCAGAAAACTTTCATTGATACTGCGCAACCACCACTCAGCCTGCAAGTACCTCGAAGCTCCTCTGCAGGTGTCCAATGTCTGGATTGGGAGCACTGGGAGTGTCAAGCTAAGGGGGGTCAGTTTCACTGGCAGCGGTTTCTTTAGAATTGAGCGTGTGAGAGATGACTACAAGCACCTTTCCAGGGTCCTGGAACTGTTGATTATGATCTCAGGTGGGGATATCAACAAATTGCCTCCAGACTACAAAGAATTCCTCTCGCTCTTGAGGAGGAAGAACCTTACAAGGGATGATGAATTCTTAATTGTAAACAATGCTGCCCTACTACCCATGAAAAACCG CACTGAGGTATTCCTGATGCTACACGATAGAATTGTCAATTTTCTTGGTCAGAAAAATCGAGCAAAGAAGAAGAAAATACTCTCCAATCTCCCTTACAAGAACAACTGGTTGGATACTGCCACGGCAAATGCAAAGATCAACCAGTGGGTTGTAAATGTTCAAAATGAGTACAAAAGGACTACAATTGATCTACtgcggctcaacagaaatgtaagAAGCCACTTGCATCAGTACAACCACGAAGATGATATTGAGGAAATTCTGTATTGTGAATGGCCCATGCTGCTCATTGTCATGGAGAAGATGTTGCACTTGGAAGGTGAGCTCCAAGACACTGGCATCCATAACAAGTTCGGCTAG
- the LOC100275743 gene encoding uncharacterized protein LOC100275743 isoform 2 (isoform 2 is encoded by transcript variant 2): protein MSYVMHNPMLIQVPVLGTTKTFWRLSEEATRISRKLSLILRNHHSACKYLEAPLQVSNVWIGSTGSVKLRGVSFTGSGFFRIERVRDDYKHLSRVLELLIMISGGDINKLPPDYKEFLSLLRRKNLTRDDEFLIVNNAALLPMKNRTEVFLMLHDRIVNFLGQKNRAKKKKILSNLPYKNNWLDTATANAKINQWVVNVQNEYKRTTIDLLRLNRNVRSHLHQYNHEDDIEEILYCEWPMLLIVMEKMLHLEGELQDTGIHNKFG, encoded by the exons ATGAGCTATGTGATGCACAATCCGATGCTGATCCAGGTGCCGGTGTTAGGAACAACGAAGACATTCTGGCGATTATCTGAGGAAGCCACTAGGATCAGCAGAAAACTTTCATTGATACTGCGCAACCACCACTCAGCCTGCAAGTACCTCGAAGCTCCTCTGCAGGTGTCCAATGTCTGGATTGGGAGCACTGGGAGTGTCAAGCTAAGGGGGGTCAGTTTCACTGGCAGCGGTTTCTTTAGAATTGAGCGTGTGAGAGATGACTACAAGCACCTTTCCAGGGTCCTGGAACTGTTGATTATGATCTCAGGTGGGGATATCAACAAATTGCCTCCAGACTACAAAGAATTCCTCTCGCTCTTGAGGAGGAAGAACCTTACAAGGGATGATGAATTCTTAATTGTAAACAATGCTGCCCTACTACCCATGAAAAACCG CACTGAGGTATTCCTGATGCTACACGATAGAATTGTCAATTTTCTTGGTCAGAAAAATCGAGCAAAGAAGAAGAAAATACTCTCCAATCTCCCTTACAAGAACAACTGGTTGGATACTGCCACGGCAAATGCAAAGATCAACCAGTGGGTTGTAAATGTTCAAAATGAGTACAAAAGGACTACAATTGATCTACtgcggctcaacagaaatgtaagAAGCCACTTGCATCAGTACAACCACGAAGATGATATTGAGGAAATTCTGTATTGTGAATGGCCCATGCTGCTCATTGTCATGGAGAAGATGTTGCACTTGGAAGGTGAGCTCCAAGACACTGGCATCCATAACAAGTTCGGCTAG